The proteins below are encoded in one region of Lactuca sativa cultivar Salinas chromosome 3, Lsat_Salinas_v11, whole genome shotgun sequence:
- the LOC111881555 gene encoding LOW QUALITY PROTEIN: cysteine-rich receptor-like protein kinase 2 (The sequence of the model RefSeq protein was modified relative to this genomic sequence to represent the inferred CDS: inserted 2 bases in 1 codon) gives MKGSTEIASALIIMLLVIDRSEGDPRTQLLNLTCSQQRANSSTFITNFLELMEEIATQIQISHRAAAVIGTGPERIYGLAECYGDLSADDCTICYAVACTQLPVCLPGVGSQVFLDGCFIRTQNYNFFEEYAGSNDTVICGNTTRYGVSLDSARQVISDAARDAPTNGDYFARKMSLSSAANESTYXCWGTLNETSCKKCLERASSSILQCLPWSEGRALQTGCFMRYSNTNFLNADSTNGGNTKSQPIKRNCANQQMNTRPGFTLNFGQAMADISTKMQTSHFGTAVTGTEPDKAYGLAQCYGDLSTHECNLCSAKALTTLLGCSPRNGGWVYLTGCFMRYANYSFFGEHTGEEDRAICVNKTRRNNAFEQSASKAVFQTVETAPKSKEYHAGKQALISGTANKSVYAMADCWHTLDTDSCAYCLQKAARSMLGCLPESEGYALHTGCFMKYSDSNFLYPDHHNTLSKAKIIAIIMAVTSVVAFLVATIIAFYARKRRNKSKSRRQGSDDTQLLLMVNNSSLNFKYSIIEKATGSFDEVNKLGQGGFGTVYKGVLPDGREIAAKRLFINHRHRAGDFYHEVNIISSVDHKNLVKLIGFSCLGPESILIYEYLPNKSLDHFIFDAVRGKELNWAKRIDIIVGIAEGLAYLHENSKTRIIHRDIKAANILLDSRLGAKIADFGLARSFQEDKNHISTGIAGTLGYMAPEYILNGKLTEKVDVYSFGVLLLEVVTGISNRRIQTSEETHSLLWIAWRHFQQGTLEEIFDPNLMLNNDTSSNMKKEIKSVIHIGLLCIQQVPSLRPTMSMALQMLSKNIVPLPSPSNPPCMPETNEFGQIPAFRHRLNNPASLPTVTHTSFNPR, from the exons ATGAAAGGATCAACAGAGATAGCATCTGCTCTTATCATCATGTTACTTGTAATTGATAGATCAGAGGGGGATCCCAGAACTCAACTCCTTAACTTAACGTGTTCTCAACAACGCGCAAATTCTTCAACCTTCATTACAAACTttttggagttgatggaggaaaTTGCAACCCAAATCCAAATTTCACACAGAGCAGCAGCAGTTATAGGCACAGGACCTGAGCGTATCTATGGACTTGCTGAATGCTATGGTGATCTTTCTGCAGATGACTGTACGATATGTTATGCGGTAGCATGTACACAACTTCCGGTTTGCTTGCCTGGTGTTGGCAGCCAAGTGTTTCTTGATGGTTGCTTCATACGAACACAGAACTACAACTTCTTTGAGGAGTATGCAGGCTCAAACGACACAGTAATTTGTGGGAACACAACAAGGTATGGTGTATCTTTGGATTCAGCAAGGCAGGTCATCTCAGATGCTGCGAGGGATGCACCAACAAACGGGGACTACTTTGCAAGAAAGATGTCATTGTCATCGGCAGCAAATGAGTCTACCTA GTGCTGGGGGACTTTGAATGAGACTTCTTGTAAAAAATGTTTGGAGAGAGCATCTTCTTCTATCTTGCAATGCTTGCCTTGGTCTGAGGGACGTGCACTCCAGACCGGATGTTTTATGAGGTATTCTAATACCAATTTTCTCAATGCCGACTCAACTAATGGAG GAAATACCAAAAGCCAGCCCATCAAAAGGAATTGTGCAAATCAGCAAATGAACACTCGACCCGGTTTCACTCTGAACTTTGGCCAGGCAATGGCTGATATCAGCACCAAAATGCAAACTTCACATTTTGGGACAGCAGTTACAGGGACAGAACCTGATAAGGCCTATGGACTTGCTCAGTGTTATGGTGATCTTTCTACCCATGAATGCAACTTATGCTCTGCCAAAGCACTTACCACTCTTCTTGGTTGCTCACCCAGAAATGGTGGCTGGGTTTATCTCACTGGTTGCTTCATGAGATATGCGAATTATAGCTTCTTTGGGGAGCATACAGGGGAAGAAGACAGAGCTATATGTGTGAATAAAACAAGGAGAAACAATGCCTTTGAACAATCAGCCTCAAAGGCTGTGTTTCAAACAGTGGAAACAGCACCTAAAAGTAAAGAGTACCATGCTGGAAAACAGGCTCTTATTTCTGGAACAGCTAATAAATCAGTGTATGCAATGGCTGATTGCTGGCATACATTAGACACAGATTCTTGTGCGTATTGTTTGCAAAAAGCTGCTAGGTCCATGTTAGGCTGCTTGCCTGAGTCGGAGGGGTATGCATTGCATACTGGTTGCTTCATGAAGTATTCTGACTCCAATTTCTTATATCCTGATCATCACAACACACTATCTAAAG CGAAAATAATAGCTATTATAATGGCTGTTACTTCGGTTGTAGCGTTCTTAGTTGCGACTATTATTGCTTTTTATGCAAGGAAGCGTAGAAATAAATCAAAAAGTAGACGCCAAG GTTCTGATGACACTCAATTGTTGTTGATGGTGAACAATAGCAGCTTGAACTTCAAATATTCCATCATCGAGAAAGCCACAGGTTCTTTCGATGAGGTGAATAAGCTTGGTCAAGGCGGATTTGGAACGGTAtacaag GGAGTCCTTCCAGATGGAAGAGAGATTGCTGCCAAGAGACTTTTCATCAATCACCGACATAGAGCAGGGGACTTTTATCATGAAGTCAACATCATTAGTAGTGTTGACCACAAAAACCTGGTCAAACTGATAGGATTCAGCTGTTTGGGGCCTGAAAGTATTCTCATTTATGAATATCTACCCAACAAGAGTCTCGATCATTTCATCTTCG ATGCAGTTAGAGGTAAGGAACTAAACTGGGCGAAAAGAATTGATATTATTGTGGGAATAGCAGAGGGTTTAGCCTACCTTCATGAAAACAGTAAAACCAGAATCATTCACAGGGATATAAAAGCTGCTAATATCTTGTTGGATTCAAGACTTGGTGCTAAGATTGCTGATTTTGGATTAGCCAGGTCCTTTCAAGAAGATAAAAATCATATCAGCACTGGGATTGCAGGAACACT TGGATATATGGCTCCAGAGTACATACTGAATGGTAAATTAACAGAAAAGGTGGATGTGTACAGCTTTGGTGTGCTTTTGCTTGAGGTGGTTACTGGAATCTCAAACAGAAGAATACAAACATCAGAGGAGACTCACAGCTTGCTTTGGATT GCATGGAGACATTTTCAGCAAGGAACATTGGAGGAGATTTTTGATCCAAACTTAATGTTGAATAATGACACCAGTAGcaacatgaagaaggaaataaAAAGTGTGATACACATAGGGCTTCTTTGCATACAACAAGTTCCATCACTTAGACCAACCATGTCTATGGCTCTACAAATGTTATCTAAAAATATTGTGCCCTTACCTTCACCTTCTAACCCCCCTTGTATGCCTGAAACAAATGAGTTTGGTCAAATCCCTGCTTTTAGGCATAGATTAAACAATCCTGCTTCACTTCCTACTGTTACACATACTTCTTTTAATCCaaggtag
- the LOC111881526 gene encoding uncharacterized protein LOC111881526 — translation MGGRRFVETTEDGWSKLRRQGKQRQKNDTSTFYVAGFPYGTCKMDLQGIFDAFGQISDIYIGGKKNRRNQNFAFIRYAGVNDTDGMEVKMNGVRFRGVTLLANLAKYQKESYNRRQTFSRKPKVSNVTTGTKFGSRDSRTFAQVTA, via the coding sequence ATGGGTGGTCGTCGTTTTGTGGAAACAACCGAAGACGGGTGGTCGAAACTCCGCAGGCAAGGCAAACAAAGACAAAAGAATGACACTTCCACGTTCTACGTCGCGGGATTCCCATATGGGACCTGTAAAATGGATTTGCAAGGAATCTTTGACGCATTTGGGCAAATATCGGACATCTATATTGGTGGGAAGAAGAATCGACGTAATCAGAACTTCGCTTTTATTCGATATGCTGGTGTGAACGACACAGATGGTATGGAAGTGAAAATGAATGGTGTCAGATTCCGTGGAGTAACCCTACTCGCTAACCTCGCCAAATACCAAAAAGAGAGTTACAATCGCAGACAGACATTCAGTAGAAAACCAAAGGTATCGAACGTCACTACGGGGACTAAATTTGGAAGCAGGGATTCGAGAACCTTTGCGCAGGTGACTGCATGA